From Erinaceus europaeus chromosome 9, mEriEur2.1, whole genome shotgun sequence, one genomic window encodes:
- the APCS gene encoding serum amyloid P-component has product MDKLWFWISVLTGVLGVSAQTDLSGKAFVFPKESDSSHVSLKVVLKKPLQNFTLCLRAFTDLTRPYSLFSYSTQKEYNELLLYKSKGNFYSLYIGGTKVSTSVKEEALSSVHLCVSWESSSGIAEFWLNGRPLVRKGLKRGYSIGTNPKIILGQEQDSYGGGFNKSQSFVGELGDLYTWDSVLFPEEIKYAYHGTIINPNILSWKALNYQINGYVVTKPLVWL; this is encoded by the exons ATGGACAAGTTGTGGTTCTGGATCTCTGTCCTCACTGGGGTCCTCGGAGTCTCTGCTCAGACAG ACCTCAGTGGGAAAGCATTCGTGTTCCCCAAAGAATCTGACAGCTCCCACGTAAGCCTGAAAGTGGTGCTAAAGAAGCCACTGCAGAACTTCACCCTGTGCCTGCGGGCCTTCACCGACCTCACCCGCCCCTACAGCCTCTTCTCCTACAGCACCCAGAAGGAGTACAATGAGCTGCTTCTCTATAAGAGCAAAGGCAACTTCTACAGCCTTTACATTGGGGGCACCAAAGTCAGCACCAGTGTGAAGGAAGAGGCTCTGAGCTCAGTGCACCTGTGTGTCAGCTGGGAGTCCTCCTCGGGCATAGCTGAGTTCTGGCTTAATGGCAGGCCCCTGGTGAGGAAGGGGCTCAAGCGGGGTTACTCAATAGGCACTAACCCTAAGATCATCCTGGGCCAGGAGCAGGACTCCTACGGAGGTGGCTTCAATAAGAGCCAGTCCTTTGTGGGTGAGCTTGGAGATCTTTACACGTGGGACTCGGTGCTGTTCCCAGAGGAGATCAAGTATGCATACCACGGCACTATCATCAACCCCAACATCCTGAGCTGGAAGGCTCTAAACTACCAGATAAATGGGTATGTTGTCACCAAGCCCCTGGTgtggctctga